The Sandaracinus amylolyticus genomic interval GATCGCTCTGGGTCACGGTGCCGTCCGCGTCGATGTCGGCGTTCGCGAGCCACTGGGCGCGACGCTCGATCACCGCCTCGGCGCCCATCGGGAACCCGTTGAAGAACAGGTGATCGCCGTGGATCGTGAAGTTCACGGCCGTCGTCGTGCCCTCGGCCACCACCACACCTTCGATGCCGGTGTCGCTCTCGCACGGGCCGAACACGGTCGGCGCGGGCACGCAGAGATCGAAGTCGATCTCGGTCGCGCTCGTGCACATCGTGTCGTCGCCGCCGATGCAGCGCTCACCGCTCGGGCTCGTGATCGTGCCGACGATCAGGTACGTGCACCCGCCCGCGACCATGCGGTCGAAGTCCGCCTGCGACACCGATGCATCGCGCGTCGCCTCGGCCGTGACCGCCGGCGTCGAATAGAACACCTCGGGCCACAGCCCCGTCGGCATGTCCTCGAACGTCGCGAGCGGAAAGCCGCCCTCGGGCACCTGCGCGAGATCGACGACCACCGCGTCGTGCGCGTGGAAGTGCCCGTCGCCGCCGCCCTCGACCTCGACGTCGCCGATCGCCACGACGTACTTGTCGAAGGTCACGCTCCAGCCGTCGACGATCGCGTCGTCGCCCTCGCCCGCGGGAATTCCCTCGGTGATCGTCTCTTCGGCCTCCAGCTGCACCTGGAGCGATCCCGTCGAGGTCCCGTCCTCGCCGCACGCCGCGAGCCCCGCCAGCGCCGAGAGGGTGAAGAGCATCCGCGCACGCATCATCGAGAGTCCTTTCGTCATTCGGGCGCTCCCCACGAGAGCGCAGGCAGCTCGCCCGCGGTCATCGCGAGCACGAGCGCGTCGTAGTCCGCATCGTCCTCCGGCGTGAGGACCACCGGGTCCTCGCCGTCCGCGGCGCGCGCCGCGAGCCGATCGAGATCGAGCCGCTGCCACCACGCGATCGGATCGACGCGCACCGTCAGCGCGTCGTCGCTCGACGTGATCTCGTGCTCCTCGACGCGCCGGCCTCGCACTACGATCACGCCGCGCGTGCTGGGCGCGATCGCGAGATCCGCGCGAACCTCGAACGCGCGTCCGTCCTCGTGCGTGACCTGCGCGACGAAGCGCGCCGAGTGCTCGCCATCGACGGCGCCCTCGAGCGGGCGCGCGCGCGTCTGGGTCGGGAGCCACGAGATCCCGTAGTCCCACATCGCCGAGCGCGCGGTGCCGGTGATCCCGAACGCGGTCCCGACCGACTGCGGCGAGGGATCGACACCGTCGATCGTGACCGCCGAGGTGAGCTCGAGGATCGCCGACTCGCAGTGCTCGGGAGACGCGCTCTCCGTCGTGCACAGATAGAGCGGCCCGAACGCCACGTCCGCGCGCGTCAGCGTCAGCGTCCAGCCGTCCGACGAGAACGACGGCTCACCGCCCGCCACGAAGAGCGGCACTTCGACGTACTCGCGCCCGGTCTCGGCACATCCCGCGAGCGCGGCGATCATCGCCGCGGCGATCCACCCGCGCGTCACAGCGTCACTCCGAGCACGACGTTGACCGTCAGCGGCGCGCCGGCCGCGAAATGACGCGCCGGAATGCGCGACGCGACCGAGTCGCGATCCCAATTCGACGCATACGAGTACTCGACCGACGCGTATCGCGAGTCGGTCAGATTGAGCACTTCGACGCTCAGATCGAGCGCGCTCCATCGCACCGACACCGATGCATCGAGGAGCCCGATCGCGTCCGCCTCCTGTCCATAGGGCAGCGGGCGCGGCGACAAGAACGAGAAACCGAGACCGACTCTGCCGGACAGCGGAATCCCGTCGATGTCGAACAACCGATCTCCGACCGAGAGATCGGCGCGCACCACCACCGGCGGCACGTAGGGCAGCGACTGGCCCTGTTCGTACGGAGGCGCCGGATCTTCGATCGACGGAGGCGGCGGCGCGTCGAGCGTCGCGTGCACGTACGTCACCGAGAGCGCGCTCGTGAGGAACGACCAGGGACGCGCCTCGACCCAGAGCGCACCACCGATGCGCGTGGTCGGTCCGAGCCGCTCGAGCCGCCCTTCGCGCGGATCGAACGCGGTGTCGTCGCTCACGTTCGTCAGGTAGCCCGACGCGTGGATGCGCACCTGATCGTGATCGCCGAGCACCACGCGCGCGCCGACATCACCCGAGCGCACCTTCGCGAACGGCGCGCCCTCGCCGTCCTGCAGCTGCCTCGCCTGCGGCGAGCGATAGCCCTCGCCGTACGCGATCGAGAGCACGAGATCGTGATCCACGCCGAGCGGCGTCACCTCGATCGCGGCGCGCGGGCCCGCGGCGACGCCGAGCGCGCTGCGACGGAACCCGATGATGTACGTCTCGCGACGGAACGCCGGGATGAAGTTCCCCAGGCGATCGTCGACGTCGTAGAAGAGCACGTCGGCGCGCGCGCCGCCGCGCAGGTGCACGTAGTCGGTGATGCACCAGTCGAGATCGAAGTACCCGCCGACGTCGAGCGCGCGAACACTCGCGTCGACGCGGCGATCCCACGTCTGGTTCTGCGGCGCTTCGATCAGGTTCTGCTGCTGACCGATCGAGTCGATGCGCCCGGTGAGCCCGACCTCGACGAACCCACGCGCCCACTCGAACGGCTGATAGAGCGGAGAGCGATATCGACCGCGCAGCCCGAGCGCGAGCACCTCGTTGCGCTGCTCGATCAGATCGCCGCGACCGACCCACTCGGGCTCGAATTCCGATCGTTCGGTGTATCCGGTGTAGTTCGCCTGCAGTCGGAAGTCGTGCCACTGCAGCCACGCGCCGAGCTCTCCGAACGATCCGCGCTCTCCGCGCATCTCGATCGAGCCCGCGAGGTGGGCGCGCGCCGCGAGCCCCGACTGCGCGAGCGCGCTCGGATCGTCGTAGACGCCGAGGAAACCGACGTCACCCTGCGCGACGTCGTCGCGCCGCAAGATCCCCGCGATCGCCGTACGCGCGGCCCAGATCGAGCCGTGCACGCGCCCGCGGATCGCGCCTTCGCCGAACACCACCTGCGCGAGCGCGCCGCCCGACTGCCCCGCTCGATTGCGACCGAAGCCGCTGGTGCGTCGATATTGCGCCGCGCCGAACGTCTCCTCGCGCTCGCCCTCGGGCGCCCAGAGGATCAGCGCGCGGAACGTGTCGAACGAGCCATAGCTCGTGCGGAATTGAATGCCACGCCGCGCGACACCGAGATCGAAGTCGATCGATCCCGCGGTCGCGAAGTCGCCCTGACGAGGATCGTAGACGCCCTCGGTCACGCGCAGCGAACGCACGACCTCGGGGATCACGAACCCGAGGTCCGCATAACCCTGCCCGTGGATGTGAGACGGCAGGTTGAGCGGGACACCGCCCATCGTGAGCTCGATGTCCTGGCCGTGCTCCGCGTCGAACCCTCGCAGGAAGATCTGCTGCGCGACCGCGTCGCCCTCGGGGCGCGCGACGTACACGCCGGGCGCGGTGTTGAGCATGTCCGCGCCATCGCGGTGCGGCGCGGCCTCGAGCACCTCGCGCCCGATGCGGTACTGGCTCGAGGCGCGCGGACGGCGCGACTCCTCGAGCGGATCGCTCACCGCGCGCGCCTCGAAGTGCGGCGGCGCGACCTCGGGCTCCTCGACGGGCTCGGGCGTGGGCTCGGGCGGATGATGCTCGTCGTGCTCGTGGCCGTGGGGATCGCCGGCGTGGGGATCGGGCTCCGCGACGCGCGTCGCGGGATCCGGCGCGTGGAAGCGCACGGCGAGGCGCGTGCGGCTGCGCACCGCGGTGTCGCCGCGCCGCGCGGGCTCGAAGCGCCACGACGTGACCGCATCGATCGCGGCCTGATCGAACTCGGGATCGCCGGGGTGCTCGACGTGCACGTCGCTCACCGTCCCGTCGATCTCGACCGTGACGTGCAGGTGCACGGTCGGCTCGATGCCGATCGTCGCGTGCGACTCGGGATAGTGGGGATCGGGCGACGAGATCAGCCGCGGCGGCGTCGCCGGCTGGGCCGGCGCCTCTTCCGCGGGCGGCGCCTCGTCGACGGGCGGCGCCTCGCCGACGGGCGGCGCCTCGTCGACCGGCCCAGCATCGGGCGGTGGCTGCACGCCCCCGTCGACGTCACCGCCGTCCTGCGCGCGCGCCGTGACGCCCGTCAGCGCCGTCGCCCACCCTAAGCCGATGGCGAGCGCGATCGCGCCGACTTCTCTCGCTCGGAACCCCAAAGCGCGGTGGGTCTATCGCAAGCAGGTTCCTTTCGCAACTCGATTGCATCTCCATCACGATCTCGTCAGCGGCCCTTGCGCGGCGACCCCGTTCGAGGCGAAAAACCGCGGATGACGAAGGTCGTGATCCTGGGCGGCGGGGTCGCGGGGATGAGCGCAGCGCACGAGCTCGCCGAGCGCGGTCTCGACGTCGAAGTGCACGAGATGCGCGCGATCGCCGGCGGCAAGGCGCGGAGCATCTGGGTCCCCGGCTCGGGCACCGGCGGGCGCCACGACTTGCCAGGCGAGCACGGCTTCCGTTTCTTCCCGGGCTTCTATCGCCATCTGCCCGACACGATGCGGCGCATCCCGTTCCCCGGGAACGTGAACGGCGTCGCCGACAACCTCGTACAGGCCACGCGCTTCCAGATCGCGCGCGATCACGGCGACGATCCGGTGCTCGTCGCGCGCTTCCCGCGCTCGCTCGACGAGTGGTACGAGGCCGTCCGCGCGATCCTCGAGGCGCGCCTCGGCATCCCTCCGCGCGAGGCGATCTTCTTCGCGATCCGCATCCTCGAGCTCCTCACGAGCTGCGACGAGCGACGCCTCGGCGAGCTCGAGAAGGTCGCGTGGTGGGACTTCACCCAGGCCGCGCGCATGTCGCTGCCGTACCGCACGTACCTCGTGATCGGCCTGACGCGATCGCTCGTCGCGATGCGCGCCGAGGAGGGCAGCACCCGCACCGTCGGGACGATCCTGATCCAGCTGCTGCTCGATCTGCTCGAGCCCGAGGGCACGCTCGACCGCCTGCTCAGCGGCCCGACGAGCGAGGTCTGGCTCGAGCCGTGGCGCGCGCACCTCGCGTCGCTCGGGGTCGCTTATCACACCGAGCACGAGGTCGTCGGCATCGACGTCGCGGGCGGCGGGATCTCGAGCGTCACGATCGAGAAGAGCGACGGCACGACGTTCACCACGACCGGCGACTACTACGTCTCGTGCCTGCCGGTGGAGCGCATGGTCGCGCTGCTCACGCCCGCGATGATCGCGCTCGATCCCGGGCTCGATCTCCTGCGGCGCCTCCAGACCGAGTGGATGAACGGCATCCAGTTCTTCCTCGCGGACGACGTGCCGCTCGTGCACGGACACACGATCTACGCGGACTCGCCGTGGGCGCTCACGTCGATCTCGCAGGCGCAGTTCTGGCGGCGATCGCTCTCGGGCTACGGCGACGGAACGATCCGCGGCGTGCTCTCGGTCGACGTGTCGGACTGGGAGACGCCCGGCATCCTCTTCCACAAGCCCGCGAAGGAGCTCGCGACGAAGGACGAGGTCAAGGACGAGGTGTGGGCGCAGGTGCTGCGCTCGTTCAGCCCCGAGGTGGCGAGCCGCCTGTCGGGGTCGATGCGCTCGTGGTTCCTCGACGACTCGATCGTCTGGCCCAACCCGAACACGGTCGAGAACCTCGAGCCGCTGCTCGTGAACACGATCGACTCGTGGCGCGATCGCCCCGAGTCGAAGACGCGCATCCCGAACCTCTTCCTCGCGTCCGACTACGTCCGCACGCACACCGATCTCGCGACGATGGAGGCCGCGAACGAAGCGGCGCGTCGCGCGACGAACCACGTGCTCGACGCGATCGCGTCGCCGGGGCCGCGCTGCGGCGTGTGGCCGCTCGAAGAGCCCGCGTGCTTCGTGCCTTTCAAGGTCGTCGATCAGTGGCGATATCGGCAGGGTCGACCGAACCTCTTCCACCGATGCGGGTGACCCGATGACGATGACCTGGGGCCGAGGCGCGGTCTCGCAGAGCGACGTGGAGGCGTTCGCGCGGCGCATCGAGGTCGCGCCGAGCGATCGCGCGATCATCGTGAAGGCGCTGCTCGACTTCCCGAGCGACATCCAGTCGCGCGGCATGTTCTTCGACGGGCTCGTGAAGGCACTGCGCGCGCATGTCGGTCCGAGCGCGGCGACGCGCATCGTCGCCGAGGCGGAGATCCCGCGCACGACGCACTCGTTCACGCTCTACGCGCACCGCGACTTCTACAAGCTCTTCTTCTACGCGGCGCCGCTGCTGCACCCGGGTCGTCCGCTGCCCGACGCGATGCAGGCGATCGCGGAGACGTTCTACCCGGTGTTCCGCGAGAGCATCGTGGGCCGCACGATGTCGGTGCTGATGGGCAGCGATCCCGCGGGCATCCTCGGGCGGCTCGTCGAGGCGTACACGCTCTCGGTGCAGGGCAACCAACACGCGCTCGAGATCACGGGCCCGAGCAGCGCGGTGTGGCGCGCGCTGGCCGAGCCCGTCCCGATGTACCCGAGCGTGTTCAAGGGCATCGTGATCGGCACGATGCGCTCGCACGATGCGCCGATTCCTCGCATCACCGTGCGCTCGGCGACGATCGAAGGCGCGAAGCTGCGCTGCACCTTCGACGTCGAGTGGTGATCACTCCGCCGGCTGCTGCTGCTGCTGGCACTCGGCGCGGACGCGCCCGTTCTGCTCGAGCCCGACGCGGTACGACGTGCCCGCGCACTGCGAGATCGACGTCGCGGTCGCGTCGGCGTTCGACGCGTCGACCGTCGCGGGCAGCTCGCTGCGGCGCTGGTTGGCGCACTCGGTCATCGCGAGCGAGAAGAGCTGCGCGCACTCGGACTCGTCGACCATGAAGCACTGGCGCAGCGGCGCGTCGTCGGCGTTGCAGAGCGGCGCGGTCGCCTGGCGCGCGAGCTCGGCGACGAACTCGTCGAGCGTCATCGACTCCGCCTCGCTGCCCGCGGTCTCTGTCTGCTCTTGCTGCGCGGGCTCGCTCGACGAGCCTCCGCCGCAGCCGGCCGCGAGGATCGAGACGAAGAGCGCGGCGCGTCGAAGGACGGAGCTCGAGAAGATCGACATGTCGTAGGCCTCCAGGGCGCCGACGATACGCGACGATCACTCGAGACGCACCGGGGCCGCATCGGGAGGTGGATCGCCGAACACGCGATCGAGCGGGCGATCCGTCGTCGCGCTCTCGCGCGTCAGCCGCGCGGCGCGCACGCGATCGAGCCGGAACCAGCGGCCCGCCTCGCGGGTCCTGCACCACGCGAGCAGCCACCAGTGCCCGTGGGTGCGCGCGAACGCGAGCGGCTCGACCGCGCGATCCTGGTCGTCGTCGCCGTAGTCGAGGTTCACGACGCGCCGCAGGCGCAGCGCCTCGTCGAGCACCTTCGCGCTGCGATCACGCGCCGACGTGACGCCCGAGCGCATCCACACGCGCGCGGCGAGCGCCTTCGCGTCGGCGCACTGTTCGCGCGTCATCGCCCCGAGCACCTTGGTGAGCGCGGCGCGGCCTTCGGCGCGGAACGGCGCGCCCGGCTCGGCGGCGAGCGCGATCGCGATCGCAGTGGCCTCGCCCGCGGTGAACGTCAGCGGCGGCAGGCTCGCCGAGCGCGCGAGGCGATAGCCGCCTCCGCACCCTTCGTCGGCGATCACCGGCACGCCGGCTTCGACGAGCGCGGCGATGTCGCGCTTGATGGTGCGCGTCGAGACCTCGAAGCGCTCCGCGAGCCAGGTCGAGCTACGACCCTGCCGCCGGAGCTCTTCGGCGAGCGCGTAGAGCCGATCCGTGCGGTTCACGGCGACAACGGTGACATGACGGTGCCATCGCGCACGCCACGATGCGCGTCATGAGCCACGTCGTCGTCTTCCACTCTGCCCTCGGTCTTCGTCCTGCGATCACGCGCTTCGCGGATCGATTGCGCGCCGCGGGCCACACCGTCACCACGCCGGACCTCTACGACGGAGAGGTCTTCGACACGCTCGAGGAGGGCGTGGCCAAGCGCGATGCGCTGGGCATCGGCGAGCTGATCCGTCGCGCGCTCGTGGCCGTCGAGGACGTGCCGAGCGACGCGCTCTACGTCGGCTTCTCGATGGGCACCGGCGCGGCACAGCTGCTCGCGGCCACGCGACCGGGCGCGCGCGGCGCGGTGCTGCTCCACGGCGCGCTGCCGATCGAAGCGCTCGAGCTCGACGCGTGGCCCGCGTCGGTGCCGCTCCAGATCCACGTCACGACCGGCGATCCGTGGGTCGACCCGAGCGCGGTCGACGATCTCGCCGCGCGCGTGCCCTCGATCGAAGTGCATCGATACATCGGTGAACAGCACCTGTTCACCGACGAGGGCTCGCCCGAGCACCTGCCCGACGCGGCGCGCGCCGCCGAGCGCGAGACGCTGCGCTTCCTCGCGCAGCGCTGAAACGCGAAGAGCGCCGCCCCTCTCGCGAGGGTGCGGCGCTCTCTCGGGATCACGATCGCGAGCTCAGCGCGTGTGCTGCGCCTTCTCGCGCTCGAGCAGCTCCTTGTAGCCGACCGAGTAGCGCGTCCACGGGC includes:
- a CDS encoding TonB-dependent receptor domain-containing protein is translated as MGFRAREVGAIALAIGLGWATALTGVTARAQDGGDVDGGVQPPPDAGPVDEAPPVGEAPPVDEAPPAEEAPAQPATPPRLISSPDPHYPESHATIGIEPTVHLHVTVEIDGTVSDVHVEHPGDPEFDQAAIDAVTSWRFEPARRGDTAVRSRTRLAVRFHAPDPATRVAEPDPHAGDPHGHEHDEHHPPEPTPEPVEEPEVAPPHFEARAVSDPLEESRRPRASSQYRIGREVLEAAPHRDGADMLNTAPGVYVARPEGDAVAQQIFLRGFDAEHGQDIELTMGGVPLNLPSHIHGQGYADLGFVIPEVVRSLRVTEGVYDPRQGDFATAGSIDFDLGVARRGIQFRTSYGSFDTFRALILWAPEGEREETFGAAQYRRTSGFGRNRAGQSGGALAQVVFGEGAIRGRVHGSIWAARTAIAGILRRDDVAQGDVGFLGVYDDPSALAQSGLAARAHLAGSIEMRGERGSFGELGAWLQWHDFRLQANYTGYTERSEFEPEWVGRGDLIEQRNEVLALGLRGRYRSPLYQPFEWARGFVEVGLTGRIDSIGQQQNLIEAPQNQTWDRRVDASVRALDVGGYFDLDWCITDYVHLRGGARADVLFYDVDDRLGNFIPAFRRETYIIGFRRSALGVAAGPRAAIEVTPLGVDHDLVLSIAYGEGYRSPQARQLQDGEGAPFAKVRSGDVGARVVLGDHDQVRIHASGYLTNVSDDTAFDPREGRLERLGPTTRIGGALWVEARPWSFLTSALSVTYVHATLDAPPPPSIEDPAPPYEQGQSLPYVPPVVVRADLSVGDRLFDIDGIPLSGRVGLGFSFLSPRPLPYGQEADAIGLLDASVSVRWSALDLSVEVLNLTDSRYASVEYSYASNWDRDSVASRIPARHFAAGAPLTVNVVLGVTL
- a CDS encoding dienelactone hydrolase family protein; translated protein: MSHVVVFHSALGLRPAITRFADRLRAAGHTVTTPDLYDGEVFDTLEEGVAKRDALGIGELIRRALVAVEDVPSDALYVGFSMGTGAAQLLAATRPGARGAVLLHGALPIEALELDAWPASVPLQIHVTTGDPWVDPSAVDDLAARVPSIEVHRYIGEQHLFTDEGSPEHLPDAARAAERETLRFLAQR
- a CDS encoding hydroxysqualene dehydroxylase, producing MTKVVILGGGVAGMSAAHELAERGLDVEVHEMRAIAGGKARSIWVPGSGTGGRHDLPGEHGFRFFPGFYRHLPDTMRRIPFPGNVNGVADNLVQATRFQIARDHGDDPVLVARFPRSLDEWYEAVRAILEARLGIPPREAIFFAIRILELLTSCDERRLGELEKVAWWDFTQAARMSLPYRTYLVIGLTRSLVAMRAEEGSTRTVGTILIQLLLDLLEPEGTLDRLLSGPTSEVWLEPWRAHLASLGVAYHTEHEVVGIDVAGGGISSVTIEKSDGTTFTTTGDYYVSCLPVERMVALLTPAMIALDPGLDLLRRLQTEWMNGIQFFLADDVPLVHGHTIYADSPWALTSISQAQFWRRSLSGYGDGTIRGVLSVDVSDWETPGILFHKPAKELATKDEVKDEVWAQVLRSFSPEVASRLSGSMRSWFLDDSIVWPNPNTVENLEPLLVNTIDSWRDRPESKTRIPNLFLASDYVRTHTDLATMEAANEAARRATNHVLDAIASPGPRCGVWPLEEPACFVPFKVVDQWRYRQGRPNLFHRCG
- a CDS encoding helix-turn-helix transcriptional regulator, with the protein product MNRTDRLYALAEELRRQGRSSTWLAERFEVSTRTIKRDIAALVEAGVPVIADEGCGGGYRLARSASLPPLTFTAGEATAIAIALAAEPGAPFRAEGRAALTKVLGAMTREQCADAKALAARVWMRSGVTSARDRSAKVLDEALRLRRVVNLDYGDDDQDRAVEPLAFARTHGHWWLLAWCRTREAGRWFRLDRVRAARLTRESATTDRPLDRVFGDPPPDAAPVRLE
- a CDS encoding TIGR02265 family protein: MTWGRGAVSQSDVEAFARRIEVAPSDRAIIVKALLDFPSDIQSRGMFFDGLVKALRAHVGPSAATRIVAEAEIPRTTHSFTLYAHRDFYKLFFYAAPLLHPGRPLPDAMQAIAETFYPVFRESIVGRTMSVLMGSDPAGILGRLVEAYTLSVQGNQHALEITGPSSAVWRALAEPVPMYPSVFKGIVIGTMRSHDAPIPRITVRSATIEGAKLRCTFDVEW